The Planctomycetaceae bacterium genome segment TGACACGTCTTGCTGCTTCCACCATCGTTTGAATCTTGAAACGACACCACTGGTAAACCTCCGGCTCTTCCAACAACAGACGGGCAAGTCCCGCTTCGCCTTTGAAAAACCCTTTCTGTCCCAGTCTCATAGTTACTGACGCATCCCGCTTAAGACAGCCATCGGCCAATACTTGTATCCTGTCTTTGATGTTTTTCCAGTCATAACCCCACGCATGAGCCTGCCTGGCACAATGTTCGCAAAAACAGGGTGCGTTTAACAATAAAAATTGTGGATCAATATCCGCAGCCCATTCCTGCCCGTTATTTATCGAGGTGTACCATCCTTCGCCATAACATCCACCAGCCCAGTATTCGATGCCGAACTTGTCTAATCCTATCGATGAGATATCATAATGGCGGATTATTTGCCGAACTGTACCTAAATAATAACCTATCACATCAGGATGGTTAGGGCACAAACCGTGTTTTTGCCGTCCGCCAAAAATGTCTATCGGAGTACACTCCGGGTATTTCCTTGCTAAGTAAGGATTCTTGAACACTGGAAACCATACAGACATATTCATCTTGCGTTTCTTGCATGCTTGAGACAAAACCGCCAAAGACTCAAACCCTTCCAGCAGTGGGTCTTTGGAACGATCTGGTTTTATCTTTGTGTCCTTATAACAATCCAAGTCTGGGGTAACAAAAAACCTGCCATCTTCGGGAAAATACCGTCTGATCTTCTTGTTGTGCGGCATTACACCTCCCCACCAAAACGCCGCTGCCTCTTCCCAATAATAGCAAATTGGCGAAAAAATCGCATTAGCCCCTATATGCTCAATTGCTCCATCAAGAAAACGATCAACACCCTCTTCCAAAAGATCCCACGGATATGCCGGGGTCGAAACTGTAAAAGCCTTAATCATTGGACACACTGTTGTATTACTCCTTAAATATCAAACAACGAACGAGGAACACAAAACGTCATCACTATAAACATAATACCTGTATATTAGTCATGTGCAATATACTATCACATACGAAGACAAGCGTCAAGCAATAATTCTTTTTTTGTCGTTCACTTTTTTAAAGCCTAATCGGGAATATTCTACCAATAAAAAGTATAAAATTGCAACACACTACGATAGAAGAGGTTAAGCAACGCAAGCAATAATCAAATTGGCAATCCCTCTTTTATTTATACATGTTTTTTCTTGACACAAACACCTTTTGTATGTAGAATTACAAATTAAACAGGTATGATGTTAAGGTGTATTTTGCAAATGGTATTATGGAATTAGTTAAACAAAAAAAACAAGTTCAAAATTGTCCCGTATATCAGCCTCTGGTTGAAAATCTCATGACCAAAATCGACAGTGGTCAGCTGAAAGAAGGGCAGCAAATTCCTTCAGAAGCTGAACTTGCCACGAAATACCGCATTTCACGAAGCTCTATTCGGCAGGGGCTTAACCAATTGGTAAAATTGGGAAAAATCCAGAAAATCGGCGGAAAAGGTACTTATGTACGGACTATAAATAAATTCAGACCTGCTAATTTAATTGGCTCCAGCAACAAGGCCATAAGTCTCATTGTTCCAAGTATCGATGACCGTTTTGTCGCAAAAATACACACGGGTATCGTACAGGTGCTGGAAAACACCGATTTCAATCTAAGTATCCGCAGTTCCGAAAACACCACAAAACTTGAAGCTGCTAATCTGAATCAAAGTATTGACCACGACAGTCTCGGCATAATTCTCCTGCCTTTGTGGGGACTCGATAATGCCGCACAAGTCGAAAATCTTAATGAACAAGGCGTTCCAATAGTGCTTGTGGACCGCAGTATCCCCAATTTGAGTCTTGATTGTGTATCCACGGACAATTTCCGAGGCGCAATTATCGCCATTGACTATCTTGTAAAAATGGGGCATCGTAAAATCGGTATGATACGCGGCGTATCCAATTCCGCAAATGATGGCAGGTATAACGGTTACTGTGCCGGTTTACAAAAGCACGGCATTCCTTTCGATGAATCTTTGGTAGTTGAACAGGAGTATTACGACCATGGTCATGAACCCGTAACTGGCGGACAACATGAGATGACCGCGATTTTGGAACAGGCCGTTCGGCCTACCGCGGTATTTGTCTGCAACGATGTTCTGGCGTTCGGAGCTGAACAGGCCGCTATAAAAATGGGGTTTAAAGTGCCAGACGATATTTCAATTATCGGTTTTGATGATTTGCGACATGCATACCTTGCCCCAGTACC includes the following:
- a CDS encoding GntR family transcriptional regulator; the protein is MELVKQKKQVQNCPVYQPLVENLMTKIDSGQLKEGQQIPSEAELATKYRISRSSIRQGLNQLVKLGKIQKIGGKGTYVRTINKFRPANLIGSSNKAISLIVPSIDDRFVAKIHTGIVQVLENTDFNLSIRSSENTTKLEAANLNQSIDHDSLGIILLPLWGLDNAAQVENLNEQGVPIVLVDRSIPNLSLDCVSTDNFRGAIIAIDYLVKMGHRKIGMIRGVSNSANDGRYNGYCAGLQKHGIPFDESLVVEQEYYDHGHEPVTGGQHEMTAILEQAVRPTAVFVCNDVLAFGAEQAAIKMGFKVPDDISIIGFDDLRHAYLAPVPLTTIHQPAVEIGQTAAQLLLENIKTLTSGIKQKVQKIEFIPHLVVRQSVCQIQPQ